The following proteins are encoded in a genomic region of Zea mays cultivar B73 chromosome 9, Zm-B73-REFERENCE-NAM-5.0, whole genome shotgun sequence:
- the LOC103639603 gene encoding uncharacterized protein translates to MKKEVGFRNETVEAAFVEHLQEEEAPTSKDGQKVQAASTTVGDQENAALKSIGEDHVQEDAGAGSLNGCDKRKNEDGTVIESETAKDDARTYGVNLSESDVAVGIQSAYRGYDVRKWQPLDKLWKIKHVHEQMQVVRKQIQCLLDSCSKPTQKEQVAIGETIMNLLLKLDAIQGLHPSVREARKSVARELICLQEKLDTLCKAASGDLNHTDSNDDESEGTKNIIQTAAPTVITEASDRQKRTIELGKVQEPCSVDSMEPCNAVPSGVSWEVRPDVDASEEKNENKSHVAPQWMKHTKK, encoded by the exons ATGAAGAAGGAAGTTGGGTTCAGAAATGAAACAGTGGAAGCTGCTTTTGTTGAACATCTGCAGGAGGAAGAAGCTCCCACAAGTAAAGATGGCCAAAAGGTCCAAGCTGCTAGCACTACAGTTGGTGATCAAGAAAATGCAGCCCTGAAGAGCATAGGGGAAGATCATGTGCAAGAAGATGCTGGTGCAGGAAGCTTGAATGGATGTGACAAAAGAAAAAATGAAGATGGGACAGTGATTGAAAGTGAAACTGCGAAAGATGATGCCAGAACATATGGAGTTAATTTGTCAGAATCAGATGTTGCAGTTGGTATTCAGTCTGCCTACAGAGGGTATGATGTTCGAAAATGGCAACCTTTGGATAAGCTCTGGAAGATCAAGCATGTGCATGAACAGATGCAAGTTGTGAGGAAGCAGATTCAATGCCTTTTAGATTCTTGCAGTAAGCCAACACAAAAAGAGCAAGTGGCCATAGGTGAAACTATTATGAATTTACTCCTGAAGCTTGACGCAATCCAG GGCTTGCATCCAAGTGTAAGGGAAGCTAGGAAGTCTGTTGCTCGAGAACTGATTTGCTTGCAGGAGAAGCTTGATACTTTATGCAAAGCCGCATCTGGAGACTTGAATCACACAGATAGTAATGATGATGAATCTGAGGGGACCAAGAACATTATCCAAACTGCAGCTCCTACTGTAATAACTGAAGCTTCTGATAGA CAGAAGAGAACTATTGAACTGGGTAAGGTACAAGAACCATGTTCAGTGGACTCCATGGAGCCATGCAACGCAGTTCCATCTGGAGTTTCCTGGGAGGTGAGGCCAGATGTAGACGCTAGCGAGGAGAAGAATGAAAACAAGAGTCATGTAGCACCACAGTGGATGAAGCACACGAAGAAGTAA
- the LOC100501614 gene encoding Histone H2B.2 yields MAPKAEKKPAAKKPAEEEPAAEKATAGKKPKAEKRLPAGKSAGKEGGEKKGKKKAKKSVETYKIYIFKVLKQVHPDIGISSKAMSIMNSFINDIFEKLAAEAAKLARYNKKPTITSREIQTSVRLVLPGELAKHAVSEGTKAVTKFTSS; encoded by the coding sequence ATGGCGCCCAAGGCCGAGAAGAAGCCCGCCGCCAAGAAGCCTGCGGAGGAGGAGCCGGCGGCGGAGAAGGCCACGGCGGGGAAGAAGCCCAAGGCTGAGAAGCGGCTCCCCGCGGGCAAGTCCGCAGGCAAGGAGGGTGGCgagaagaaggggaagaagaaggcaaAGAAGTCGGTGGAGACGTACAAGATCTACATCTTCAAGGTGCTGAAGCAGGTGCACCCGGACATTGGCATCTCGTCCAAGGCCATGTCCATCATGAACTCCTTCATCAACGACATCTTCGAGAAGCTGGCGGCGGAGGCGGCCAAGCTGGCGCGGTACAACAAGAAGCCTACCATTACGTCCCGCGAGATCCAGACCTCCGTTCGCCTCGTCctccccggcgagctcgccaAGCACGCCGTCTCCGAGGGCACCAAAGCCGTCACCAAGTTCACCAGCTCCTAG
- the LOC103639605 gene encoding general transcription factor 3C polypeptide 6 encodes MSEALQKDKEIGEEEEEEEYVLLELDNCLYSDISPGAQFVLSGLDTLTPTLIVGDNLKMVGEYDETIGTCYLFSESETEPKPASDELAPSKENTETPLNSSKEAPLKEVNHLASVQKILKFKPINVEHSQHRAYQHKDKEL; translated from the exons ATGTCAGAAGCACTTCAGAAAGATAAGGAAATTGGtgaagaggaagaggaagaggagtATGTATTGTTAGAGTTGGACAATTGTCTTTATTCAGACATATCGCCTGGTGCTCAGTTCGTACTCTCT GGTTTGGATACATTGACGCCTACCTTGATAGTAGGTGACAATCTGAAGATG GTCGGGGAATATGATGAAACTATTGGCACCTGCTATCTATTTTCTGAAAGTG AAACTGAACCAAAACCTGCAAGTGATGAGCTGGCACCTTCTAAAGAAAACACAGAAACACCGCTTAACAGCAGTAAGGAAGCGCCCTTGAAGGAGGTGAACCATCTGGCCAGCGTTCAAAAGATCCTCAAATTTAAGCCAATCAATGTGGAGCACTCGCAGCatcgagcatatcagcacaaggacaAGGAACTTTAG